A single region of the Streptomyces sp. NBC_00236 genome encodes:
- a CDS encoding WD40 repeat domain-containing serine/threonine protein kinase, translating into MSHPDHGPRAVPHPAGAPGWPADPPPVRPLGSGDPVTAGPYRLEGLLGAGGMGRVYLARTPAGSAVAVKVVHREYAADASFRKRFEQEVSAARRVQGLYTVPVVDADLGADEPWLATAYVPGPALHDAVAERGPLAVAAVLALTAQVAEALQSIHAAGVIHRDLKPSNILLSADGPKVIDFGIARATDVTSVTSTGMLAGTPGYMAPEYIRAESLTEAVDVFALGAIAAFAATARPAFGGAGHSVLYRILEQAPDLDGCPEPVRTVAARCLEKDPRNRPGLTEVIQLCRTAEAGPPAPAVPSPRTVLDPAAAFHGAATAPAAPRGQEPAPGAVTVPEPAQPDPLTAAPPMSVPALVGGVGVLAVVGVLIAVLLPDSSSHDDKPTAMAPTATLGGYLHGKGPEGLAFSPDGKTLATGSADGTVRLWDVARRKVRATLALRPAPGSTTVSVTAVAFSPDGRLLAAGTGSSVVALWDVAQRRQVASITTTDDDSDILDSVAFSPDGRLLATASEGGAHLWNAQSGRDLGKRVAVLDDDMQAMQVAFSRDGKTLATVGWDGDRSPGSEGVVQLWDTARHKVRKELGSAEEVYGVSYSADGEAIAVAAKNRSVEVRNASDGSLADTVNETIVVPVQSVQYGPRGSVLAVFNGDVVKVWDMAENKLRYELTGNNWNVQHLAFSPDGTLVASASSDGAVYLWKLPRS; encoded by the coding sequence ATGTCCCATCCGGACCATGGTCCGCGCGCTGTTCCGCACCCGGCAGGCGCCCCGGGGTGGCCCGCCGATCCGCCGCCGGTCCGTCCGCTGGGATCCGGCGATCCGGTCACCGCCGGCCCGTACCGGCTGGAGGGCCTGCTCGGTGCGGGCGGCATGGGCCGGGTCTACCTGGCACGCACCCCGGCCGGCAGCGCGGTGGCGGTCAAGGTCGTGCACCGCGAGTACGCGGCCGACGCGTCGTTCCGCAAGCGGTTCGAGCAGGAGGTGTCCGCGGCCCGGCGGGTGCAGGGCCTGTACACCGTGCCGGTCGTCGACGCGGATCTGGGCGCCGACGAACCGTGGCTGGCCACGGCGTACGTCCCGGGGCCGGCGCTGCACGACGCGGTGGCCGAGCGGGGGCCGCTGGCGGTCGCGGCGGTGCTCGCGCTGACGGCGCAGGTCGCCGAGGCGTTGCAGTCCATCCACGCGGCCGGGGTGATCCACCGCGATCTGAAGCCCTCCAACATCCTCCTCAGCGCCGACGGCCCCAAGGTCATCGACTTCGGCATCGCCCGGGCCACTGACGTCACGTCGGTGACGAGTACGGGCATGCTGGCCGGAACGCCCGGTTACATGGCGCCCGAGTACATCAGGGCCGAGAGCCTCACCGAGGCCGTCGACGTCTTCGCCCTCGGCGCCATCGCCGCGTTCGCCGCCACGGCGCGGCCGGCGTTCGGCGGCGCGGGGCACAGCGTGCTGTACCGCATCCTCGAACAGGCCCCGGACCTCGACGGCTGCCCCGAACCGGTGCGGACCGTAGCCGCCCGCTGTCTGGAGAAGGACCCGCGGAACCGACCCGGTCTGACCGAGGTCATCCAGCTGTGCCGTACGGCCGAGGCCGGACCCCCGGCTCCTGCCGTGCCGTCGCCGCGCACCGTCCTCGACCCCGCGGCCGCCTTCCACGGCGCCGCCACCGCACCGGCGGCGCCGCGGGGGCAGGAACCGGCGCCGGGCGCGGTGACCGTACCCGAGCCCGCGCAGCCCGATCCCCTCACGGCCGCGCCGCCGATGTCCGTGCCCGCGCTGGTGGGCGGAGTCGGGGTGCTGGCTGTGGTCGGCGTCCTGATTGCCGTACTGCTGCCGGACAGTTCGTCCCACGACGACAAGCCCACCGCGATGGCACCGACGGCCACGCTCGGCGGCTACCTCCACGGCAAAGGGCCGGAAGGTCTGGCGTTCAGCCCCGACGGCAAGACCCTCGCGACGGGCAGCGCGGACGGCACGGTGCGGCTGTGGGACGTGGCCCGCCGCAAGGTCCGGGCGACCCTGGCCCTGCGCCCGGCGCCGGGCAGCACCACGGTGTCGGTGACCGCGGTCGCCTTCAGCCCCGACGGGCGTCTGCTCGCCGCCGGGACGGGCAGCAGCGTCGTGGCGCTGTGGGACGTGGCCCAGCGGCGGCAGGTCGCCTCCATCACGACGACCGACGACGATTCGGACATCCTGGACAGCGTGGCGTTCAGTCCCGATGGCCGGCTCCTGGCCACGGCGAGCGAGGGCGGCGCGCACCTCTGGAACGCGCAGTCCGGCCGGGATCTGGGCAAGCGGGTCGCCGTTCTCGACGACGACATGCAGGCGATGCAGGTGGCGTTCAGCCGCGACGGGAAGACGCTGGCCACGGTGGGCTGGGACGGCGACCGGAGCCCCGGCTCCGAGGGAGTCGTGCAGCTCTGGGACACGGCCCGACACAAGGTGCGCAAGGAGCTCGGCAGCGCCGAGGAGGTCTACGGCGTCTCCTACAGCGCCGACGGCGAAGCCATCGCCGTCGCCGCGAAGAACCGGTCGGTCGAGGTGCGGAACGCCTCCGACGGCAGCCTCGCGGACACCGTCAACGAGACGATAGTGGTGCCGGTCCAGAGCGTGCAGTACGGCCCTCGCGGCTCCGTCCTCGCCGTGTTCAACGGCGATGTCGTCAAGGTCTGGGACATGGCGGAGAACAAGCTGAGGTACGAGTTGACCGGCAACAACTGGAACGTGCAGCACTTGGCGTTCAGCCCTGACGGCACGCTCGTCGCGTCGGCGAGCTCCGACGGTGCCGTCTACCTGTGGAAGCTCCCACGGTCATGA
- a CDS encoding CGNR zinc finger domain-containing protein, whose product MERWLPLELASTVRHDGDGGVADDLATVRGATHWIQAQADLLAAHVPAADLVADEDLRLRVIELRQAVRALFAQAVSPAPPSPADAHRLMPADRAMTHLNTVAAREPVAPQLDWPAGGVPGTRLLSAETDPYVRLLATLARSAIDFLSGPQREQLRSCTAPRCVRYFVKSHGRQEWCKPSCGNRARAARHYRRRSATAGGG is encoded by the coding sequence GTGGAGCGCTGGCTGCCCCTGGAACTGGCGAGCACGGTTCGCCACGACGGCGACGGCGGCGTCGCCGATGACCTCGCCACGGTCCGGGGAGCGACGCACTGGATCCAGGCGCAGGCGGATCTGCTGGCCGCCCACGTCCCGGCCGCCGATCTCGTGGCGGACGAGGACCTCAGGCTCCGCGTCATCGAGCTCCGTCAGGCGGTCCGGGCCCTGTTCGCCCAGGCGGTCAGCCCCGCCCCGCCCAGCCCGGCGGACGCCCATCGACTGATGCCCGCCGACCGGGCCATGACCCACCTCAACACGGTCGCCGCGCGCGAACCGGTGGCGCCTCAACTGGACTGGCCGGCCGGTGGAGTTCCCGGTACCCGACTGCTGTCCGCGGAGACAGACCCGTACGTACGGCTCCTCGCGACCCTGGCCCGATCGGCCATCGACTTCCTCAGCGGCCCGCAGCGCGAGCAGCTGCGCTCCTGCACCGCGCCCCGCTGCGTGCGCTACTTCGTGAAGAGCCACGGACGCCAGGAGTGGTGCAAGCCGTCCTGCGGCAACCGCGCCCGGGCGGCTCGCCACTACAGGCGCCGGAGCGCGACGGCCGGGGGTGGCTGA
- a CDS encoding metallophosphoesterase — translation MTLLAQISDLHLDGSERATERAVRVMDYLRALPRPVDALLVTGDIADHGEEAEYEEAARILAAPFPVLTCPGNHDARPAYRKALLGEAPGDGPVNRLHHVTGTAVLMCDSTIPGEDDGLLDTDTVTWIDTTLTALPQDTPALIAFHQPPVALHHPLPDAYMLQEPARLAALLDAHPQVAAVLTGHAHTAAASTFAGRPLIVGPAVTWTLRMPWEGDQAADRDQPPGLAFHVLDEERRLTTHYRVVLP, via the coding sequence ATGACGCTGCTTGCACAGATCAGCGACCTGCACCTGGACGGCAGCGAGAGGGCGACCGAACGCGCCGTCCGCGTCATGGACTACCTGCGAGCCCTGCCCCGCCCGGTCGACGCGCTCCTGGTCACCGGGGACATCGCCGATCACGGCGAGGAGGCCGAGTACGAGGAAGCCGCCCGGATCCTGGCCGCCCCCTTCCCCGTGCTCACCTGCCCCGGGAACCACGACGCCCGGCCGGCGTACCGGAAGGCCCTGCTCGGTGAGGCGCCCGGGGACGGCCCCGTCAACCGGCTCCACCACGTCACCGGCACCGCGGTCCTGATGTGCGACTCCACCATCCCGGGGGAGGACGACGGGCTCCTCGACACCGATACGGTCACCTGGATCGACACCACCCTCACCGCACTGCCGCAGGACACCCCGGCCCTGATCGCCTTCCACCAGCCGCCGGTCGCGCTCCATCACCCCCTGCCCGACGCCTACATGCTCCAGGAGCCCGCAAGGCTGGCGGCTCTGCTGGATGCCCATCCGCAGGTGGCCGCCGTCCTCACGGGCCACGCCCACACCGCGGCCGCCTCGACCTTCGCCGGACGCCCCCTGATCGTCGGACCGGCCGTCACCTGGACCCTGCGCATGCCCTGGGAGGGCGACCAGGCCGCGGACCGGGACCAGCCGCCCGGTCTCGCGTTCCACGTCCTCGACGAGGAACGGCGGCTGACGACCCACTACCGCGTCGTGCTCCCGTAG